The following proteins come from a genomic window of Sesamum indicum cultivar Zhongzhi No. 13 linkage group LG10, S_indicum_v1.0, whole genome shotgun sequence:
- the LOC105171976 gene encoding probable O-methyltransferase 3 has protein sequence MGTIKQEPSSELLEAEARIWNQVFSYINSMSLKCVTELGIPGIINKHGRPMTLTELMEALPGVDRAKADHVRRLMRTVVHSGFFVLEKVDSSDEQGYWLTPASRLLMEDHPMSMKAFLLSQLDSVLCEPWQHLSGWFRNIEDRTAFHTTHGMSLWEQKEQNPRFGHLFDQGMGNDTPMVADVIARDCRQVFEGLGSLVDVGGGTGTLAKAIAEAFPEIHCTVLDLAPIVAGLEGTRNLKYVEGDMFEYIPPADAVLLKWILHDWSDEECVEILKRCKEAIKSNEKGGKVVIIEMVVDDQNSDHKSVETQLLFDMLMMTVVGGKERNQKEWAKLFSDAGFTNYKISPLLGIRSIIEVYP, from the exons ATGGGAACGATTAAGCAAGAGCCATCCTCTGAGCTACTTGAAGCTGAAGCTCGCATTTGGAATCAGGTGTTCAGTTACATAAACTCTATGTCACTAAAATGCGTAACTGAGCTCGGCATCCCGGGGATCATCAACAAGCATGGCCGCCCCATGACTCTCACTGAACTGATGGAAGCTCTACCTGGCGTAGATAGAGCCAAAGCCGACCACGTGCGCCGTCTCATGCGGACCGTCGTGCACTCAGGCTTTTTCGTATTGGAAAAAGTCGATTCATCCGACGAGCAGGGTTATTGGCTTACGCCTGCTTCACGTCTTTTGATGGAAGACCACCCCATGAGCATGAAGGCGTTCTTACTGTCCCAACTTGATTCAGTCCTATGTGAGCCATGGCAGCATTTGAGTGGATGGTTCCGAAATATCGAGGACCGCACAGCATTTCATACCACTCATGGAATGTCACTTTGGGAGCAGAAAGAACAGAATCCAAGGTTTGGGCATTTATTTGATCAAGGTATGGGAAATGATACCCCAATGGTGGCCGACGTGATTGCCAGAGATTGTAGGCAAGTGTTTGAGGGTTTGGGTTCTCTTGTGGACGTGGGGGGAGGCACTGGAACTTTGGCCAAGGCCATAGCCGAGGCGTTTCCAGAAATTCATTGTACGGTGCTTGATCTTGCACCTATCGTTGCAGGATTAGAGGGGACAAGGAACTTGAAGTACGTTGAGGGAGATATGTTTGAGTACATTCCTCCAGCAGATGCAGTACTACTCAAG TGGATATTGCATGATTGGAGCGACGAGGAATGTGTAGAGATCCTGAAGAGATGCAAAGAAGCAATAAAGAGTAATGAGAAAGGAGGAAAGGTGGTGATCATTGAGATGGTAGTCGATGACCAAAATTCCGACCATAAATCAGTGGAAACTCAACTCCTCTTCGACATGTTAATGATGACTGTAGTTggtggaaaagaaagaaaccaaaaagaatGGGCAAAACTCTTTTCTGATGCTGGTTTCACTAACTATAAGATCTCTCCCCTCTTGGGAATAAGGTCTATTATCGAGGTTTATCCCTGA